A stretch of Sebastes fasciatus isolate fSebFas1 chromosome 19, fSebFas1.pri, whole genome shotgun sequence DNA encodes these proteins:
- the LOC141757782 gene encoding metal transporter CNNM4 isoform X2 — translation MTSSSGSPSSETNMATDCSGQHRYILPVEGFLLLCCLWSALHGGARAETVPVPAAGSGGRSGGGMQVLGMRLERSDKPAATNDDGVIQVTEGSSVTLRFYGLQLHSGTGNQIRFTELTDEEEEEEEEDAVVHGSSGMMDAPPLSPSDRTCIDFTKDITVGSFMNVSRRGTTGLLTVHVKPLRKSEPHKEYHLCTRHPSSRWAQLGGGGDSDGRIVVVEEKKFLLPLWLQGIVISCLLVLSGMFSGLNLGLMALDPMELRIVQSCGTEKEKKYARKIEPIRRKGNYLLCSLLLGNVLVNTTLTILLDDLIGSGIGAVVASTVGIVIFGEIVPQALCSRHGLAVGADTIMVTKFFMFLTFPVSFPVSKLLDVLLGQEIGTVYNREKLVGMLKVTEPYNDLVKEELNMIQGALELRNKTVEDVQTPIGDCFMIQADAVLDFNTMSEIMESGYTRIPVYDDERSNIVDILYVKDLAFVDPDDCTTLKTITKFYNHPVHFVFHDTKLDAMLEEFKKGKSHLAIVQKVNNEGEGDPFYEVLGLVTLEDVIEEIIKSEILDESDLYTDNRNRKKVDPNKNKPDFSAFKQDGDSKVKISPQLMLAAHRFLATEVTLFSPFQITEKVLLRVLRHPDVIQELKFNESDKRSQQHFLYQKGKPVDYFILILQGRVEVEAGNENMKFETGPFSYYGVMALGSPSVEFRSPTHGGNLNRSASLSCTERVPENVSVGGSVTQIPGTPFQYIPDFCVRALTDLQYVKISRAHYQNGLLASRLDSTPQSPEGSHTRLDTSVSLPPVTPPGIRAPLPLATPPAKRPLSITQLPLSSRAALPQSTSSSSGRRPSLCLPQATPPPSNHNLTSTFNPHPTLPSSLPKLQQSPPSAVPENGPGETATLLSEQQNCVGPRRSSYTQPHVHTISHAHTESTI, via the exons ATGACGTCATCCTCCGGGTCGCCGAGCAGTGAAACAAACATGGCGACAGACTGCAGCGGGCAGCACCGGTACATCCTCCCGGTGGAGGGtttcctgctgctctgctgcctgTGGAGCGCGCTGCACGGCGGAGCACGAGCCGAGACGGTACCGGTACCGGCGGCAGGGTCCGGTGGTCGGAGCGGCGGTGGCATGCAGGTGCTCGGGATGCGGCTGGAGAGGAGCGACAAACCGGCTGCAACCAATGACGACGGTGTCATCCAGGTGACCGAGGGGAGCTCCGTGACGCTCCGGTTCTACGGGCTGCAGCTGCACTCCGGTACCGGGAACCAGATCCGCTTCACCGAGCtgactgatgaagaggaggaggaggaagaggaggatgcagTGGTGCACGGCAGCAGCGGCATGATGGAtgcacctcctctctctccatcagacAGGACATGCATTGACTTCACTAAAGACATCACCGTCGGTTCCTTCATGAACGTGAGCCGCCGCGGTACCACCGGGCTGCTCACCGTGCACGTGAAGCCGCTGCGTAAAAGCGAGCCGCACAAGGAGTACCACCTGTGCACGCGGCACCCGAGCAGCAGGTGGGCGCAgctgggtggaggtggagaCTCTGATGGTAGGATTGTGGTTGTGGAGGAGAAGAAGTTTCTGCTGCCCCTCTGGCTGCAGGGCATCGTGATCTCCTGCCTGCTGGTTCTGAGCGGGATGTTCAGCGGACTGAATCTGGGCCTGATGGCGCTGGACCCGATGGAGCTGCGCATCGTGCAGAGCTGCGGCACcgagaaggagaagaaatacGCACGCAAGATCGAACCCATCCGCCGCAAAGGGAACTACCTGCTGTGCTCTCTGTTGCTAGGCAACGTCCTGGTGAACACCACGCTCACCATCCTCCTGGATGACCTCATCGGTTCTGGTATCGGTGCCGTAGTGGCCTCCACTGTCGGGATCGTGATCTTTGGAGAGATCGTTCCTCAGGCGCTGTGCTCGCGTCATGGACTCGCTGTTGGAGCCGACACCATCATGGTCACCAAGTTCTTCATGTTCCTCACCTTCCCGGTGTCCTTCCCGGTGAGCAAGCTGCTGGACGTGCTGCTGGGTCAGGAGATCGGTACCGTGTACAACCGGGAGAAGCTGGTCGGGATGCTCAAGGTCACGGAGCCCTACAATGACCTTGTGAAGGAGGAGCTCAACATGATCCAAGGTGCGCTGGAGCTGCGCAATAAGACCGTGGAGGACGTGCAGACCCCCATCGGAGACTGCTTCATGATCCAGGCCGACGCGGTTCTGGACTTCAACACCATGTCTGAGATCATGGAGAGCGGGTACACGCGCATCCCGGTGTACGACGACGAGCGGTCCAACATCGTGGACATCCTGTACGTGAAGGACTTGGCCTTCGTGGACCCGGACGACTGCACCACCCTGAAGACCATCACCAAGTTCTACAACCACCCGGTCCACTTCGTGTTCCACGACACCAAGCTGGACGCCATGCTGGAGGAGTTCAAGAAAG gtAAATCCCACCTGGCCATCGTCCAGAAGGTGAACAACGAGGGCGAGGGTGATCCGTTCTACGAGGTGCTGGGATTGGTCACGCTGGAGGACGTCATCGAGGAGATCATCAAGTCAGAGATCCTGGATGAGTCCGACCTCTACA CCGacaacaggaacaggaagaagGTCGACCCCAACAAGAACAAGCCCGACTTCTCGGCCTTCAAGCAGGACGGCGACAGTAAAGTGAAGATCTCTCCTCAGCTCATGCTGGCGGCTCATCGCTTCCTCGCTACAG AGGTGACCCTGTTCAGCCCGTTCCAGATCACAGAGAAAGTCCTGCTGAGGGTCCTCAGACATCCGGATGTCATCCAGGAACTCAAGTTCAACGAGAGCGACAAACGCTCGCAGCAGCACTTCCTGTACCAGAAAGGCAAACCAGTCGACTACTTCATCCTCATCCTGcag ggacGGGTGGAGGTGGAAGCAGGAAACGAAAACATGAAGTTTGAGACCGGCCCGTTCTCCTACTACGGAGTCATGGCTCTGGGCTCGCCGTCAGTGG AGTTTCGTTCTCCGACACACGGGGGCAACCTCAACCGCTCGGCGTCTCTGAGCTGCACCGAGCGCGTTCCAGAAAACGTCTCCGTGGGCGGCAGCGTCACTCAGATCCCGGGAACCCCGTTCCAGTACATACCGGACTTCTGCGTACGAGCTCTCACAGACCTGCAGTATGTCAAG ATCTCTCGTGCTCACTACCAGAATGGCCTCCTGGCATCCCGGCTGGACAGCACGCCGCAGTCTCCGGAGGGCAGCCACACTCGTCTGGACACGTCTGTCTCTTTGCCCCCCGTGACGCCACCGGGGATCCGCGCTCCGCTGCCGCTGGCCACGCCTCCTGCGAAGCGCCCGCTGTCCATCACTCAGCTGCCGCTGAGCAGCCGTGCCGCTCTGCCCCAATCCACCTCCTCGTCCTCCGGCCGCAGACCGAGCCTGTGTCTGCCCCAAGCCACCCCGCCTCCGAGCAACCACAACCTGACGTCGACCTTTAACCCCCACCCGAcgctcccctcctccctccccaaGCTCCAGCAGTCGCCGCCGTCTGCCGTCCCGGAGAACGGGCCGGGAGAGACCGCCACTCTGCTCAGTGAGCAGCAGAACTGCGTGGGCCCTCGCCGGTCCAGCTACACCCAACCACACGTCCACACCATCAGTCACGCACACACTGAGAGCACCATCTAA
- the LOC141757782 gene encoding metal transporter CNNM4 isoform X1 → MTSSSGSPSSETNMATDCSGQHRYILPVEGFLLLCCLWSALHGGARAETVPVPAAGSGGRSGGGMQVLGMRLERSDKPAATNDDGVIQVTEGSSVTLRFYGLQLHSGTGNQIRFTELTDEEEEEEEEDAVVHGSSGMMDAPPLSPSDRTCIDFTKDITVGSFMNVSRRGTTGLLTVHVKPLRKSEPHKEYHLCTRHPSSRWAQLGGGGDSDGRIVVVEEKKFLLPLWLQGIVISCLLVLSGMFSGLNLGLMALDPMELRIVQSCGTEKEKKYARKIEPIRRKGNYLLCSLLLGNVLVNTTLTILLDDLIGSGIGAVVASTVGIVIFGEIVPQALCSRHGLAVGADTIMVTKFFMFLTFPVSFPVSKLLDVLLGQEIGTVYNREKLVGMLKVTEPYNDLVKEELNMIQGALELRNKTVEDVQTPIGDCFMIQADAVLDFNTMSEIMESGYTRIPVYDDERSNIVDILYVKDLAFVDPDDCTTLKTITKFYNHPVHFVFHDTKLDAMLEEFKKGKSHLAIVQKVNNEGEGDPFYEVLGLVTLEDVIEEIIKSEILDESDLYTDNRNRKKVDPNKNKPDFSAFKQDGDSKVKISPQLMLAAHRFLATEVTLFSPFQITEKVLLRVLRHPDVIQELKFNESDKRSQQHFLYQKGKPVDYFILILQGRVEVEAGNENMKFETGPFSYYGVMALGSPSVAVTPPLSPSVASSPPRRLSLKRFSLFSRFPEFRSPTHGGNLNRSASLSCTERVPENVSVGGSVTQIPGTPFQYIPDFCVRALTDLQYVKISRAHYQNGLLASRLDSTPQSPEGSHTRLDTSVSLPPVTPPGIRAPLPLATPPAKRPLSITQLPLSSRAALPQSTSSSSGRRPSLCLPQATPPPSNHNLTSTFNPHPTLPSSLPKLQQSPPSAVPENGPGETATLLSEQQNCVGPRRSSYTQPHVHTISHAHTESTI, encoded by the exons ATGACGTCATCCTCCGGGTCGCCGAGCAGTGAAACAAACATGGCGACAGACTGCAGCGGGCAGCACCGGTACATCCTCCCGGTGGAGGGtttcctgctgctctgctgcctgTGGAGCGCGCTGCACGGCGGAGCACGAGCCGAGACGGTACCGGTACCGGCGGCAGGGTCCGGTGGTCGGAGCGGCGGTGGCATGCAGGTGCTCGGGATGCGGCTGGAGAGGAGCGACAAACCGGCTGCAACCAATGACGACGGTGTCATCCAGGTGACCGAGGGGAGCTCCGTGACGCTCCGGTTCTACGGGCTGCAGCTGCACTCCGGTACCGGGAACCAGATCCGCTTCACCGAGCtgactgatgaagaggaggaggaggaagaggaggatgcagTGGTGCACGGCAGCAGCGGCATGATGGAtgcacctcctctctctccatcagacAGGACATGCATTGACTTCACTAAAGACATCACCGTCGGTTCCTTCATGAACGTGAGCCGCCGCGGTACCACCGGGCTGCTCACCGTGCACGTGAAGCCGCTGCGTAAAAGCGAGCCGCACAAGGAGTACCACCTGTGCACGCGGCACCCGAGCAGCAGGTGGGCGCAgctgggtggaggtggagaCTCTGATGGTAGGATTGTGGTTGTGGAGGAGAAGAAGTTTCTGCTGCCCCTCTGGCTGCAGGGCATCGTGATCTCCTGCCTGCTGGTTCTGAGCGGGATGTTCAGCGGACTGAATCTGGGCCTGATGGCGCTGGACCCGATGGAGCTGCGCATCGTGCAGAGCTGCGGCACcgagaaggagaagaaatacGCACGCAAGATCGAACCCATCCGCCGCAAAGGGAACTACCTGCTGTGCTCTCTGTTGCTAGGCAACGTCCTGGTGAACACCACGCTCACCATCCTCCTGGATGACCTCATCGGTTCTGGTATCGGTGCCGTAGTGGCCTCCACTGTCGGGATCGTGATCTTTGGAGAGATCGTTCCTCAGGCGCTGTGCTCGCGTCATGGACTCGCTGTTGGAGCCGACACCATCATGGTCACCAAGTTCTTCATGTTCCTCACCTTCCCGGTGTCCTTCCCGGTGAGCAAGCTGCTGGACGTGCTGCTGGGTCAGGAGATCGGTACCGTGTACAACCGGGAGAAGCTGGTCGGGATGCTCAAGGTCACGGAGCCCTACAATGACCTTGTGAAGGAGGAGCTCAACATGATCCAAGGTGCGCTGGAGCTGCGCAATAAGACCGTGGAGGACGTGCAGACCCCCATCGGAGACTGCTTCATGATCCAGGCCGACGCGGTTCTGGACTTCAACACCATGTCTGAGATCATGGAGAGCGGGTACACGCGCATCCCGGTGTACGACGACGAGCGGTCCAACATCGTGGACATCCTGTACGTGAAGGACTTGGCCTTCGTGGACCCGGACGACTGCACCACCCTGAAGACCATCACCAAGTTCTACAACCACCCGGTCCACTTCGTGTTCCACGACACCAAGCTGGACGCCATGCTGGAGGAGTTCAAGAAAG gtAAATCCCACCTGGCCATCGTCCAGAAGGTGAACAACGAGGGCGAGGGTGATCCGTTCTACGAGGTGCTGGGATTGGTCACGCTGGAGGACGTCATCGAGGAGATCATCAAGTCAGAGATCCTGGATGAGTCCGACCTCTACA CCGacaacaggaacaggaagaagGTCGACCCCAACAAGAACAAGCCCGACTTCTCGGCCTTCAAGCAGGACGGCGACAGTAAAGTGAAGATCTCTCCTCAGCTCATGCTGGCGGCTCATCGCTTCCTCGCTACAG AGGTGACCCTGTTCAGCCCGTTCCAGATCACAGAGAAAGTCCTGCTGAGGGTCCTCAGACATCCGGATGTCATCCAGGAACTCAAGTTCAACGAGAGCGACAAACGCTCGCAGCAGCACTTCCTGTACCAGAAAGGCAAACCAGTCGACTACTTCATCCTCATCCTGcag ggacGGGTGGAGGTGGAAGCAGGAAACGAAAACATGAAGTTTGAGACCGGCCCGTTCTCCTACTACGGAGTCATGGCTCTGGGCTCGCCGTCAGTGG ccgtcacccctcctctctccccatcAGTGGCGTCCTCCCCTCCACGACGCCTCTCTCTTAAGAGGTTTTCTCTGTTCTCTCGTTTCCCAG AGTTTCGTTCTCCGACACACGGGGGCAACCTCAACCGCTCGGCGTCTCTGAGCTGCACCGAGCGCGTTCCAGAAAACGTCTCCGTGGGCGGCAGCGTCACTCAGATCCCGGGAACCCCGTTCCAGTACATACCGGACTTCTGCGTACGAGCTCTCACAGACCTGCAGTATGTCAAG ATCTCTCGTGCTCACTACCAGAATGGCCTCCTGGCATCCCGGCTGGACAGCACGCCGCAGTCTCCGGAGGGCAGCCACACTCGTCTGGACACGTCTGTCTCTTTGCCCCCCGTGACGCCACCGGGGATCCGCGCTCCGCTGCCGCTGGCCACGCCTCCTGCGAAGCGCCCGCTGTCCATCACTCAGCTGCCGCTGAGCAGCCGTGCCGCTCTGCCCCAATCCACCTCCTCGTCCTCCGGCCGCAGACCGAGCCTGTGTCTGCCCCAAGCCACCCCGCCTCCGAGCAACCACAACCTGACGTCGACCTTTAACCCCCACCCGAcgctcccctcctccctccccaaGCTCCAGCAGTCGCCGCCGTCTGCCGTCCCGGAGAACGGGCCGGGAGAGACCGCCACTCTGCTCAGTGAGCAGCAGAACTGCGTGGGCCCTCGCCGGTCCAGCTACACCCAACCACACGTCCACACCATCAGTCACGCACACACTGAGAGCACCATCTAA
- the sec14l7 gene encoding SEC14-like protein 2 isoform X1 yields MSGRVGDLSPKQAEILTEFRGRIQDVLPNLPAQHDHYLLRWLRARSFNVQKAEVMIRKHVEFRRKMNVDSIISDWKPPEVIEEYVSGGMCGYDREGSPIWYDVIGPLDPKGLLLSATKQDYMKTKIRDTEMLHRECKRQSEKWGQNIEAISLIYDCEGLGLKHTWKPAIETYGEILTMFEENYPEGLKRVFLIKAPKMFPMAYNLIKHFLCEETRRKIVILGSNWQEVLRKHIDPNQLPVVYGGTLTDPDGDPRCRTMIKYGGTVPRSYYVQDSVKVQYDNSVTVSRGSVVQLEYDVPAASSVLRWQFASDGADIGFGVFQRTKDGGGQKVAEMLQVLPSERYNAHLVPEDSGLTCTEAGVYVLCFDNSYSILQSKKVSYNVEVLPPPDGPMQSPRSRGGRRLQ; encoded by the exons atgAGCGGACGAGTCGGAGACTTGAGCCCAAAACAGGCTGAAATATTAACTGag TTTCGGGGAAGGATCCAGGACGTCCTCCCCAACCTGCCGGCACAACACGACCACTACCTCCTCCGCTGGCTCCGAG ctCGTAGCTTCAATGTTCAGAAAGCTGAAGTGATGATCAGAAAG CACGTGGAATTCAGGAGGAAGATGAACGTAGACTCCATCATATCTGACTGGAAACCTCCAGAG GTGATCGAGGAGTACGTATCCGGAGGGATGTGTGGATACGACAGAGAGGGGAGTCCCATCTGGTACGATGTCATCGGTCCTCTGGATCCTAAAGGTCTGTTGCTATCGGCAACCAAACAGGACTACATGAAGACCAAGATCAGAGACACTGAGATGCTGCACAGGGAGTGTAAGAGGCAGTCTGAGAAG TGGGGTCAGAACATTGAAGCCATCTCTCTGATCTACGACTGTGAAGGACTCGGACTGAAACACACCTGGAAACCTGCTATAGAGACTTATGGAGAG ATCCTCACCATGTTTGAGGAGAACTATCCGGAGGGGCTGAAGAGGGTGTTTCTGATTAAAG ctccCAAAATGTTTCCGATGGCCTACAACCTGATCAAACACTTCCTGTGTGAGGAGACGCGGCGTAAGATCGTCATTTTAGGAA GTAACTGGCAGGAAGTGCTACGTAAACACATCGACCCAAATCAGCTTCCTGTGGTGTACGGAGGAACCCTGACGGACCCTGATGGAGACCCTCGCTGTAGAACCATG ATAAAGTACGGCGGGACGGTTCCCAGGTCGTACTACGTTCAGGACTCGGTGAAGGTTCAGTACGACAACAGTGTGACCGTCAGCCGTGGATCCGTCGTCCAGCTGGAATATGATGTTCCAGCCGCCAGCAGCGTGCTCAG GTGGCAGTTTGCCAGCGACGGAGCAGACATCGGGTTCGGAGTGTTCCAACGGACCAAAGACGGCGGCGGTCAGAAAGTGGCGGAGATGCTGCAGGTTCTGCCCAGCGAACGCTACAACGCTCACCTGGTCCCTGAAGACAGCGGGCTCACCTGCACAGAGGCCGGAGTCT ACGTGCTGTGTTTTGATAACAGCTACAGCATCCTGCAGTCCAAGAAGGTGAGCTACAACGTCGAGGTCCTTCCTCCTCCGGACGGACCGATGCAGAGTCCACGAAGCCGAGGAGGCCGGAGGCTGCAGTGA
- the sec14l7 gene encoding SEC14-like protein 2 isoform X2: MIRKHVEFRRKMNVDSIISDWKPPEVIEEYVSGGMCGYDREGSPIWYDVIGPLDPKGLLLSATKQDYMKTKIRDTEMLHRECKRQSEKWGQNIEAISLIYDCEGLGLKHTWKPAIETYGEILTMFEENYPEGLKRVFLIKAPKMFPMAYNLIKHFLCEETRRKIVILGSNWQEVLRKHIDPNQLPVVYGGTLTDPDGDPRCRTMIKYGGTVPRSYYVQDSVKVQYDNSVTVSRGSVVQLEYDVPAASSVLRWQFASDGADIGFGVFQRTKDGGGQKVAEMLQVLPSERYNAHLVPEDSGLTCTEAGVYVLCFDNSYSILQSKKVSYNVEVLPPPDGPMQSPRSRGGRRLQ, encoded by the exons ATGATCAGAAAG CACGTGGAATTCAGGAGGAAGATGAACGTAGACTCCATCATATCTGACTGGAAACCTCCAGAG GTGATCGAGGAGTACGTATCCGGAGGGATGTGTGGATACGACAGAGAGGGGAGTCCCATCTGGTACGATGTCATCGGTCCTCTGGATCCTAAAGGTCTGTTGCTATCGGCAACCAAACAGGACTACATGAAGACCAAGATCAGAGACACTGAGATGCTGCACAGGGAGTGTAAGAGGCAGTCTGAGAAG TGGGGTCAGAACATTGAAGCCATCTCTCTGATCTACGACTGTGAAGGACTCGGACTGAAACACACCTGGAAACCTGCTATAGAGACTTATGGAGAG ATCCTCACCATGTTTGAGGAGAACTATCCGGAGGGGCTGAAGAGGGTGTTTCTGATTAAAG ctccCAAAATGTTTCCGATGGCCTACAACCTGATCAAACACTTCCTGTGTGAGGAGACGCGGCGTAAGATCGTCATTTTAGGAA GTAACTGGCAGGAAGTGCTACGTAAACACATCGACCCAAATCAGCTTCCTGTGGTGTACGGAGGAACCCTGACGGACCCTGATGGAGACCCTCGCTGTAGAACCATG ATAAAGTACGGCGGGACGGTTCCCAGGTCGTACTACGTTCAGGACTCGGTGAAGGTTCAGTACGACAACAGTGTGACCGTCAGCCGTGGATCCGTCGTCCAGCTGGAATATGATGTTCCAGCCGCCAGCAGCGTGCTCAG GTGGCAGTTTGCCAGCGACGGAGCAGACATCGGGTTCGGAGTGTTCCAACGGACCAAAGACGGCGGCGGTCAGAAAGTGGCGGAGATGCTGCAGGTTCTGCCCAGCGAACGCTACAACGCTCACCTGGTCCCTGAAGACAGCGGGCTCACCTGCACAGAGGCCGGAGTCT ACGTGCTGTGTTTTGATAACAGCTACAGCATCCTGCAGTCCAAGAAGGTGAGCTACAACGTCGAGGTCCTTCCTCCTCCGGACGGACCGATGCAGAGTCCACGAAGCCGAGGAGGCCGGAGGCTGCAGTGA